The Planctellipticum variicoloris DNA window TGAGGGAGAAGAACTCGGTCGGCATCCGCGTTTTGAAAGTGAACTCGCCGGTCTGCAGTTGTCCGTTCGAATTTGTGTCGAGTCGATGGAAATAGACGATTCGGAGCAGGGGAAACTCTTCCCGCCCGAACTGGAATTCGCCGAACGAGAGGGCGCCGTTGTCGTCCTTGTCATTCGGCGGCGAGTGCCAGTTCAGGATCAGGTTGGCCTGCGGGGTCATCCGATACTCGGCCAGCGACAATGTTCCGTCCCGATTGATGTCGAAGGCGGGGAAGACGTGTTGCGGGAGCGATTTCTTCCAGTCGGGAGTGCCGGCGATGATCTCTGCAGGATCGACCTTCGCGTCGAGGTTCTTGTCGAGCTGGCGAAACTCAAGCACTGGATCGAGGAGGGCGCGGCCCCGCATCTGCCGCCACTCGTCGAAGGAGACGCTGCCGTTGCGGTCGATATCGGCTTTCTCGAATTCGTTGCCGACATCGGGGCCGCCGTATGTCCGTTCGACAAATTCTCGGCGGTCGAGGCGATCGTCCCGATTTTCATCGGCATAGACGAAGGTCCGGTAGTTGACGATTTGACCGTTCGGCAGCCGGAGGAGCGTGCCGTCGGGGCGGCGGACGCCGAGCAGAATTTCTATGAATCTCCGGGCTTCGGCGAACTGGACTTCACCGTTCCTGTCCGGGTCGGCTTCGGCCAGATGGAAGCGGACGTCGTAGAACCGGAAGCCTTGCGACAGCACCTGGACGAATTCTTCGGCGTTGAGTTTGCGTTCGGGGCGCTCTTCCCAGTTTCCGAGTCCGAGCGAGATTCCGAGTCGGCTGGTGATCGAGTCGGCCAGCGCGAGCATGGGATCCGGGAGCGGACCGCGTTGTTCCGGGGGGAGGACGGTGGGGATGGTGCTGAATTCGTCGAGAGTCAGGCTGTCATCGGAGTTGCGATCAAACAGTCGGAAGTCTCGCCGGGCGAGCTCGGCGGGGCCGCGGACCTTGAGGAACTCATCCGGGGAGAGGCGTCCGTTGTGGTCCAGATCGGCTTTTTCAAAGGCGGGTGCGGCGAGTTCCGCGGCGGTCTTTGCGTCATCCGCTGCGGGGACTGGCGCAGCGGCGCCGAGGATCAGAAGCATCCATACGAGGGGGGCAGGCCAGTTCAGAGTGCGAGGCATGCTGACTCCGTTTCGATCTTTCTGTGTGCGTTCCCGATCCCGGCGCGGGAGGAATCGACTTCCCACGCTGTCCTCAGAAGTCGCCGCTGACGACGATCAGGCGTTTGCCGTCGGGGGTCCAGCAGACGTCGTTGTTGTTTCGCGTGGCGTCCTGACCTTTGACCAGCGTCGGCGCGGCGTCTTTGTCGGGATCGAATTCGTAGAGCTGGACGTGACTGCGCTCGGGGCAGACCATTGCAAAGACGACGCGGTGGCCGGCGGGATGCCAGGCGAAGTCGGCATTGACGGTGAGTTTCCCGGAGTGGTGAATTTTCAGGTTCGGCCGACCCTCTTGGAGGCTCACGACGGCGACTTCCTGGAGGCCGTCGTTGGTCACGCCTTTGAAGCAGAGGCGTTGGCCGTCGGGGGACCAGCCGGAATTCCAGTAGATCTGCCGATAGGGATGCGCGCCGGCCTCCAGGATGGTGCGGGATTGCTTCGATTCGAGGTCGTAGACTTTGAACGCGGCCCCGTCAGTCAGGGCGACAGACCTTCCGTCGGGAGAAATCTGGGCGCCCCAGCCCGGGCCGAGGTGTTCGTGGTCGTCGCCGTCGACGTCCATCATCCAGGCGCCGTAGACCGGGGAGTTTCGCGAACAGGCGACTTTTCGCCCGTCCGGCGACCAGTTGGGCATCATGCCGGAGCTGATCTGGCGCGGTCCGCCGCCTGCGAGGTTCTTGACGTAGATCGCAGATCCTCCCTGCTGATTGAGGGGCCAGGCGTCGAAGGCGAGCCATTTGCCGTCGGGTGAGACGGAGGGGGAACCGCAGGCGGCGTGGCCTTCGAACTGGAACAGGCTCTGCCAGCCCGAGCCATCCTCGTTGAGAACGAAGAACTCATCGGGAGTCTTTGTCGGAAAGTAGAACTCTTCGGGCTGTAACCGGCTGTCCGAGTTCGTGTCGAGACGGTGGAAATAGACGATCCGGAGCAGCGGGAACTGCGGCGGGGCGAACTTGAATTCCGCGAAGGAGAGAGTGCTGTCGTCGTTGGCATCGGCGGGCGGCGTCTGCCATTGCACGACCATGTTGGCTTGCAGGGTCATGCGGTATTCGGGGAGCGAGAGGACGCCGTCCCGGTCGACGTCGAATGCGGGGATGGCGCGTTCGGCGAGTTTCCGTTTCCAGTCGGGCGTGCCGGCCAGCAACTCGGCGCGATCGACTTTCGCGTCCAGGTTTTTGTCGAGATCACGGAATTCGAGGATCGGATCGGTCATTGCGCGGCCGGACATGGCGCACCATTCCTCGAATGAGATCTGTCGATTGCGATCGGCGTCGACGCTGTCGAATTCCTGGGCGACATCCGGACCGCCATACGATCGTTCGACGAATTCGGTTTTGTCGAGCCGGTCGTTGCCGTCCAGATCGACGTGCTGATACAGCATGTAGTTCACGACGCGGCCGTCGGGATGGCGGAGGAGTTTGCCGTCGGTGCGACGGACGCCGAGCAGGATTTCGAGGAAGCGACGGGCTTCGCCGCGGCGGATGTTTCCGTTCTTGTCTGCATCGGCGTCGGTGATGTTGAATTGTTCGCCGAAGGACCGGAACGCCTCCGTGAAGTTATGGATGAAGTCTTCGGCGTCGATTTCGCGGTCCGGTGCTTCGTGCCAGTTTCCGCAGGCGATGTCGAGCTTTGCGGCGATCGTATCGACGAGCGCCAGCATGGGATCGGGCAGGGGGCCTCGCTGATCGGGGGGGAGGGCGGTGGGGATGGCGCAGAATTCGTCGAGGGTCAAGCGGTTATCGGCGTTGCGGTCGAAGAGGCGGAAGTCGCGGCGGGCGACGTCGGCCGGGCCGCGATCCTTTTGAAATTCTTCCAGCGACAGTTGCCCGTCGCGGTCTCGATCGGCGCTGGCGAAGGCGCTTGCGGCGGCAGTCGCCGAGTCGTCCGCGGCGGAGGCCGGGAGAAGGGGCGTCAGCGCGAAGTGAAGGCAGATCAGTATTTGGGGCGAGCGTGGGGATCGAGGCATGCTGACTCCGAGTTGCCGCCGGGCGACAGGAGGCGAATTGTGCGAGGAGGTGGCATTCGATTTGCGACAACACTCCGATCAGAATCGGTCAAAAATGACGGCGGCTCAAACATTGGATTGGCGACGGAACTGAGATGTTGACAGAATGTCTCCAGCCGGGTTTGCAATCGCCGGGCGACATGATATGACGAGCGGGGTCAGTGTACCAAACATTTCCGGGTTCCAGTCCAGGTGTCGCCGCTGTTCTGCGGTTCCGCAACGGCAGCGGCGGATCTCTCAGGAGAACTGATCGATGGTGCAAACGGCAGGTCCGTTGCCAGCGGGCGAACTCGGGGACGACGACGTTCAGGCGATCGATCGACTGCGGGAGCTGTTCACCCGGCTGAAGAAGGAGCTCGGGCGGGTCATTATCGGGCAGCATGACGTGATCGAGCGGCTGGCAATCTGCCTGTTCGCCCGGGGTCACTCGCTGTTGATGGGCGTGCCGGGGCTGGCGAAGACGCTGCTGGTGAGCAAGCTGGCCGAGACGATGTCTTTGAAGTTCAGCCGGATCCAGTTCACGCCCGACCTGATGCCGATGGATATTACCGGCACCGACATTCTGCAGGATGGCTCGGACGGACGGCGCGAGTTTCAGTTCGTGACCGGTCCGGTGTTTGCGAATATCGTGCTGGCGGACGAGATCAACCGGGCTCCGCCGAAAACGCAGGCCGCGATGCTCGAGGCGATGCAGGAGCAGAAGGTGACGGTCGTCGGCAAGAGTTTTGCGCTGGATTCGCCGTTCTTCGTGCTGGCCACGCAGAATCCGGTCGAGCAGGAGGGGACGTATCCGTTGCCCGAGGCGCAGCTCGACCGGTTCATGTTTCTGATCGAGCTGGACTACCCGTCGGAAGCGGAAGAAGTGCAGATTGCGCGGACGACGACGGGGGACGCGCTGCCGCAGCTTGCGCATCTGCTGACCGCGGCGGAGATGATCGAGCATCAGCATCTCGTGCGGCGGATTCCGGTTCCGGATCACATTTATCAGTACGCGGCGCGGCTGGTGCGGAAGACGCGTCCGCAGGATCCGACGGCGCCGGCGTGGATGAAACCGCTGGTGGCCTGGGGAGCCGGTCCGCGGGCGGTGCAGTTCCTGATTCTGGGGGCGAAGTCCCGCGCGGCGTTGCACGGCAGTTACATGGTGCGGCTGGAAGACGTGCATGAAGTGGCGCTGCCGGTGCTGACGCACCGGGTGATTACGACGTTTGCGGCGCAGGCGGAAGGGCTGGATGCGAAGGGGATTGTGAAGCGGCTGGTGGGGGAGACAATCGAGGAGCGGTAGGACGTAGTCGCTCATCTGGTCATGGGAAATGATCCGGAGAGTGAAAAGTGAGTATTGAGTAGTGATGAGTGCAAAGTGAGAAGATGTTGTGGGGACTTCTCGGCACGACAACGAAGCGTTGGAAGAGCGACTGCTGGAATTTGCGGCTCGTTGTGGACGAGTTGTTGAATCGCTCCCTGACACTCGGATGGGGCGGCACGTTGCCGGGCAGTTTGTACGTTGCGGTACAGCGGCTGCTCCGAATTATGCCGAAGCATGTGCCGCCGAAAGCCGCAACGACTTCGTCCACAAGCTGGGAATTGCATTGAAGGAACTTCGGGAATCCCGCATCTGGCTGAAACTGGCGATCAAGTGCGAGCTCTTGCCGAGTGCGCGACTGTTGCCGCTTGTTGCGGAATGCAACGAGCTGATGGGAATCATCGGTCAATCAATCATCACTGCGAAATCGAATCGCGGGGGGGCCTCGACTCGGGAAACACGGTCCGAGTAGTCGAGTCTTCACTTTGCACTCATCACTACTCAATACTCACTTTTCACTTTCCGGAATCGTGTTCATTTCGTCGAGCAGCGGGAATTCCAATGTCTGCCGAGTCCGGGCCGCGGTCTTTTCTGGATGTTGGCGTTTTGTCGCGGCTGGCGGCGATGCCGCTGTTTGCGCGGCGGCCGATGCAGGGGAATGTTTCCGGGCGGCATGCGAGTCCGCATCGGGGGGCGAGCGTCGAGTTTGCCGAGTATCGGAAGTATGTGCCGGGGGACGATCTGCGGCGGCTGGACTGGCGGGCTTACGGGCGGTCGGACCGCTTCTATGTGAAGGAGTTCGAGGCCGATACGAATCTGCGTTGCTGCCTGGTGCTCGATACCAGCGGCTCGATGGGGTTCGGGTCGACGGGCGTGACGAAGATCGAATACGCCCGTCGGGTGGCGGGGACGCTGGCGTATCTGGC harbors:
- a CDS encoding AAA family ATPase; protein product: MVQTAGPLPAGELGDDDVQAIDRLRELFTRLKKELGRVIIGQHDVIERLAICLFARGHSLLMGVPGLAKTLLVSKLAETMSLKFSRIQFTPDLMPMDITGTDILQDGSDGRREFQFVTGPVFANIVLADEINRAPPKTQAAMLEAMQEQKVTVVGKSFALDSPFFVLATQNPVEQEGTYPLPEAQLDRFMFLIELDYPSEAEEVQIARTTTGDALPQLAHLLTAAEMIEHQHLVRRIPVPDHIYQYAARLVRKTRPQDPTAPAWMKPLVAWGAGPRAVQFLILGAKSRAALHGSYMVRLEDVHEVALPVLTHRVITTFAAQAEGLDAKGIVKRLVGETIEER
- a CDS encoding four helix bundle protein, with product MGTSRHDNEALEERLLEFAARCGRVVESLPDTRMGRHVAGQFVRCGTAAAPNYAEACAAESRNDFVHKLGIALKELRESRIWLKLAIKCELLPSARLLPLVAECNELMGIIGQSIITAKSNRGGASTRETRSE